From a single Nocardioides panacis genomic region:
- a CDS encoding serine hydrolase yields the protein MPADPRAFADLPVPESVSVWLGEPGRPASYEHAADRVHYAASTMKLPLLVAAYRRHERGELDLDTLVPVHNELRSAYDGSVFSLDRADDQDDETWDAIGTTVSLRTLARHATVKSGNLATDLLLEHVGTGEVAAVLRDAGCSPATVLPRGIEDAAARGAGMDNLVTAADLARVLAGVATGTLAEPGTCADVEIVLSGQEHRNQVPAGLPEGTYVAHKTGWVPGVAHDVALVRPDGLAPYVLVVCSTDEAPEETLYARNAAVSAAVWERWTA from the coding sequence GTGCCAGCCGACCCCCGTGCGTTCGCCGACCTGCCCGTTCCCGAGTCGGTCTCGGTGTGGCTCGGGGAGCCGGGCCGCCCGGCGTCGTACGAGCACGCGGCGGACCGGGTGCACTACGCCGCCAGCACCATGAAGCTGCCGCTGCTGGTCGCGGCCTACCGCCGCCACGAGCGCGGCGAGCTCGACCTGGACACCCTGGTGCCGGTGCACAACGAGCTGCGCTCGGCGTACGACGGCTCGGTGTTCTCCCTGGACCGGGCCGACGACCAGGACGACGAGACCTGGGACGCGATCGGTACGACGGTCAGCCTGCGCACCCTGGCCCGGCACGCCACCGTGAAGTCCGGCAACCTGGCGACCGACCTGCTGCTCGAGCACGTCGGCACCGGCGAGGTGGCGGCGGTGCTGCGGGACGCCGGCTGCTCCCCCGCGACCGTGCTGCCGCGTGGCATCGAGGACGCCGCGGCCCGCGGCGCCGGGATGGACAACCTGGTGACCGCCGCCGACCTGGCCCGGGTGCTCGCCGGGGTGGCGACCGGGACGCTGGCCGAGCCGGGCACCTGCGCGGACGTCGAGATCGTGCTGTCCGGGCAGGAGCACCGCAACCAGGTGCCGGCCGGGCTGCCCGAGGGCACCTACGTGGCGCACAAGACCGGGTGGGTCCCCGGCGTCGCCCACGACGTGGCGCTGGTCCGTCCCGACGGCCTGGCGCCGTACGTCCTGGTCGTGTGCAGCACCGACGAGGCTCCCGAGGAGACGCTCTACGCGCGCAACGCCGCCGTCAGCGCCGCCGTCTGGGAGAGGTGGACCGCATGA
- a CDS encoding TetR family transcriptional regulator, producing MTRTDSLAFEDLGSAAQRERRRRILDAATALAAKGGFDQVQMRAVAVRADVALGTLYRYFPSKIHLLVSVLGQQFEQAAESVARRPVPGNTAADRVMLVLGRTTRMLQREPNLTEALTRAFVFADASAAHEIHVVGLHVSRMLLAAMRDPADTSPAGEPTEEQRAITKVIGDVWFASLVQWVTGRASAADVATSLDVAVRLLLR from the coding sequence GTGACGCGGACCGACTCGCTCGCCTTCGAGGACCTGGGCTCCGCCGCGCAGCGCGAGCGGCGCCGCCGGATCCTGGACGCGGCGACCGCCCTGGCCGCCAAGGGCGGTTTCGACCAGGTGCAGATGCGCGCGGTGGCGGTGCGCGCGGACGTCGCGCTGGGCACGCTCTACCGCTACTTCCCCTCCAAGATCCACCTGCTCGTCTCGGTGCTCGGCCAGCAGTTCGAGCAGGCGGCCGAGTCCGTCGCCCGCAGGCCGGTCCCCGGGAACACCGCGGCCGACCGGGTGATGCTCGTGCTGGGGCGGACCACCCGGATGCTGCAGCGTGAGCCGAACCTCACCGAGGCGCTGACCCGCGCGTTCGTGTTCGCCGACGCGTCGGCTGCCCACGAGATCCACGTCGTCGGCCTGCACGTGAGCCGGATGCTGCTCGCCGCGATGCGCGACCCGGCCGACACGTCGCCCGCCGGGGAGCCGACCGAGGAGCAGCGCGCGATCACCAAGGTGATCGGGGACGTGTGGTTCGCCAGCCTGGTCCAGTGGGTGACCGGGCGCGCGTCGGCGGCCGACGTGGCCACCTCGCTCGACGTGGCCGTCCGGCTGCTGCTGCGCTGA
- a CDS encoding glycosyltransferase family 4 protein, which yields MRIALLSYRSKPHCGGQGVYVRHLSRELVALGHEVEVLSGQPYPVLDPGVRLTEVPSLDLYREPDPFRTPRPGEIRDLTDVLEVATMWTAGFPEPRTFGRRVARLLRSRVDDFDVVHDNQTLADGMLEVQRAGLPLVATIHHPITFDRRTDLAAATSWRQQLTLRRWYGFLRMQGRVARRIQTVLVPSESSARDVVADFGVDRSRITVIPLGVDDVFRPPSEPRVPGRIVAMASADTPMKGIATLLEAFAKLRTERDLELLLVSRPKPGGRTEQIVERLGISGSVRFVHDITDEELAATVGSAEVACVPSLYEGFSLPTAEAMACATPLVVSRAGAIPEVVGPDGLCADLVTPGDVGELAQALAALLDDPARRARMGAAGRERALAEFSWRAVAEATVRSYQQAIDVRRGESTC from the coding sequence TTGCGCATCGCCCTGCTGTCCTACCGCAGCAAGCCGCACTGCGGCGGTCAGGGCGTCTACGTGCGCCACCTGAGCCGTGAGCTGGTCGCCCTGGGCCACGAGGTCGAGGTGCTGTCCGGCCAGCCCTACCCGGTGCTCGACCCCGGCGTGCGGCTGACCGAGGTGCCCAGCCTGGACCTCTACCGCGAGCCGGACCCGTTCCGCACCCCGCGGCCCGGCGAGATCCGCGACCTCACCGACGTGCTGGAGGTGGCGACGATGTGGACCGCGGGCTTCCCCGAGCCGCGCACGTTCGGCCGCCGCGTGGCCCGGCTGCTCCGGTCCCGCGTCGACGACTTCGACGTGGTGCACGACAACCAGACGCTGGCCGACGGGATGCTCGAGGTGCAGCGCGCCGGCCTCCCGCTGGTGGCCACCATCCACCACCCGATCACCTTCGACCGCCGCACCGACCTGGCCGCCGCGACCTCCTGGCGGCAGCAGCTGACCCTGCGCCGCTGGTACGGGTTCCTGCGCATGCAGGGCCGCGTCGCCCGACGGATCCAGACCGTGCTGGTGCCCTCGGAGAGCTCCGCGCGCGACGTGGTCGCCGACTTCGGCGTCGACCGGTCCCGGATCACGGTGATCCCGCTCGGCGTCGACGACGTGTTCCGGCCCCCGAGCGAGCCCCGGGTGCCCGGCCGGATCGTGGCGATGGCCAGCGCGGACACCCCGATGAAGGGGATCGCGACCCTCCTGGAGGCGTTCGCCAAGCTGCGCACCGAGCGTGACCTGGAGCTGCTGCTGGTCTCGCGGCCCAAGCCCGGCGGCCGGACCGAGCAGATCGTGGAGCGGCTCGGGATCAGCGGGTCGGTGCGGTTCGTGCACGACATCACCGACGAGGAGCTCGCCGCCACGGTGGGCTCGGCCGAGGTCGCCTGCGTCCCCTCGCTCTACGAGGGGTTCTCGCTGCCGACCGCGGAGGCGATGGCCTGCGCCACGCCGCTGGTGGTCAGCCGGGCCGGCGCGATCCCGGAGGTGGTCGGGCCCGACGGGCTCTGCGCGGACCTGGTCACGCCCGGTGACGTCGGCGAGCTCGCGCAGGCCCTGGCCGCGCTGCTCGACGACCCCGCCCGGCGGGCCCGGATGGGCGCCGCGGGCCGGGAGCGCGCGCTGGCCGAGTTCAGCTGGCGCGCGGTGGCCGAGGCGACCGTCCGGAGCTACCAGCAGGCGATCGACGTACGACGAGGAGAGAGCACGTGCTGA
- a CDS encoding class I SAM-dependent methyltransferase, with protein sequence MLTVDFDRLELRPGDRVLDMGCGAGRHAFEMYRRGGDVVAFDQDGDELAGVLDLFGAMRDAGEVPDGAEADIKQGDALSLPFADGEFDRVVASEVLEHIPADTDAIAELARVLRPGGTMAVTVPRWLPEKVCWALSDAYHEVEGGHVRIYTGDELVAKLVAAGLVYEGRDHAHGLHSPYWWIKCAVGVDRDQHPLVKAYHRVLVWDIMKKPLATRLAERALNPLIGKSLVLYLRKPEAA encoded by the coding sequence GTGCTGACCGTTGACTTCGACCGGCTGGAGCTGCGCCCCGGGGACCGCGTCCTCGACATGGGCTGCGGCGCCGGCCGGCACGCGTTCGAGATGTACCGCCGCGGCGGCGACGTGGTCGCGTTCGACCAGGACGGCGACGAGCTCGCCGGGGTCCTCGACCTGTTCGGCGCGATGCGCGACGCGGGCGAGGTGCCCGACGGCGCGGAGGCCGACATCAAGCAGGGCGACGCGCTGTCGCTGCCGTTCGCGGACGGCGAGTTCGACCGGGTGGTGGCCTCGGAGGTGCTCGAGCACATCCCCGCCGACACCGACGCGATCGCCGAGCTGGCCCGGGTGCTGCGCCCCGGCGGCACGATGGCCGTGACCGTGCCGCGGTGGCTGCCGGAGAAGGTCTGCTGGGCGCTGTCGGACGCCTACCACGAGGTGGAGGGCGGGCACGTGCGGATCTACACCGGTGACGAGCTGGTCGCCAAGCTGGTCGCGGCCGGCCTGGTCTACGAGGGCCGCGACCACGCCCACGGGCTGCACTCGCCCTACTGGTGGATCAAGTGCGCCGTCGGCGTCGACCGCGACCAGCACCCGCTGGTGAAGGCCTACCACCGGGTCCTGGTGTGGGACATCATGAAGAAGCCGCTGGCCACCCGGCTGGCCGAGCGGGCGCTGAACCCGCTGATCGGCAAGAGCCTGGTGCTCTACCTCCGCAAGCCCGAGGCCGCGTGA
- a CDS encoding prenyltransferase — MSTEVPALPGLLSSRDVAATAASIARAQEPDGAVPWTPGAHTDAWNHVEAAMALLVGGEVDAAHRAYDWCLATQRADGSWPMKLVAGVVDDASGETNMSAYLAVGVWHHWLVRRDEPFVRRTWDAVRRGLDFAVSLQLPFGGIAWSQDPAGAVNAEALVAGSSSIFHALRAGLALAGLMGSAQPEWELAAGRLGHALRHHRGEFLDKSTFSMDWYYPVLGGAVRGAPAQALLAGRWDDFVVPGLGIRCVDTNPWVTGAETCELALALDVVGDRERALALVADMQHLRGEDGGYWTGYVFADEKIWPAEHTTYTSAAVVLAVDALSTTTPGSDIFRGSSLPHDFPEIGLECGCADALVRT; from the coding sequence GTGAGCACCGAGGTGCCCGCGCTGCCGGGGCTGCTCAGCAGCCGCGACGTCGCGGCCACGGCCGCGTCGATCGCCCGGGCACAGGAGCCGGACGGGGCGGTCCCGTGGACGCCCGGGGCGCACACCGACGCGTGGAACCACGTCGAGGCCGCGATGGCGCTGCTGGTCGGCGGCGAGGTCGACGCCGCCCACCGCGCCTACGACTGGTGCCTGGCCACCCAGCGCGCCGACGGGTCCTGGCCGATGAAGCTGGTCGCGGGGGTCGTCGACGACGCGAGCGGCGAGACGAACATGTCGGCCTACCTCGCGGTGGGCGTCTGGCACCACTGGCTGGTGCGGCGCGACGAGCCGTTCGTGCGGCGCACCTGGGACGCCGTCCGCCGTGGTCTGGACTTCGCGGTCTCCCTGCAGCTGCCGTTCGGCGGGATCGCCTGGTCGCAGGACCCGGCGGGGGCCGTCAACGCCGAGGCCCTGGTCGCCGGCAGCTCGAGCATCTTCCACGCCCTGCGGGCGGGCCTGGCGCTGGCCGGGCTGATGGGCTCGGCGCAGCCGGAGTGGGAGCTCGCGGCCGGCCGGCTGGGCCACGCGCTGCGGCACCACCGCGGCGAGTTCCTCGACAAGTCCACGTTCTCGATGGACTGGTACTACCCGGTGCTCGGCGGAGCGGTCCGCGGCGCCCCGGCGCAGGCGCTGCTGGCCGGTCGCTGGGACGACTTCGTGGTGCCGGGGCTCGGCATCCGCTGCGTCGACACCAACCCGTGGGTGACCGGTGCGGAGACCTGCGAGCTGGCCCTCGCCCTGGACGTCGTCGGGGACCGGGAGCGGGCCCTCGCGCTGGTCGCGGACATGCAGCACCTGCGCGGCGAGGACGGCGGCTACTGGACCGGCTACGTCTTCGCCGACGAGAAGATCTGGCCGGCCGAGCACACGACGTACACCTCGGCCGCGGTGGTCCTCGCGGTCGACGCCCTGTCCACGACCACGCCGGGCTCGGACATCTTCCGTGGCAGCTCGCTGCCGCACGACTTCCCGGAGATCGGGCTCGAGTGCGGCTGCGCCGACGCGCTCGTCAGGACGTAG
- a CDS encoding class I SAM-dependent methyltransferase — protein MSGLPEPLRAKALAAKGFMPEDEGDLLYDVAVGALAGGPGLEVGTYCGKSAIYLGAAARAAGSTVFTVDHHRGSEENQAGWEYHDVTLADPEFGRLDTLPVFRRTLKDAGLEEEVVAVVGRSTTVSALWRTPLALLFVDGGHTDEHAGNDYTGWGRWVAHGGTLVVHDVFPDPADGGQAPYRIYLRALSSGFTETAVLGSMRVLTRVGGDAGDPVR, from the coding sequence GTGAGCGGCCTTCCCGAGCCGCTGCGCGCCAAGGCCCTCGCCGCGAAGGGCTTCATGCCCGAGGACGAGGGTGACCTGCTGTACGACGTCGCGGTCGGTGCGCTCGCCGGGGGGCCCGGGCTCGAGGTCGGCACCTACTGCGGCAAGTCGGCGATCTACCTCGGTGCCGCCGCCCGGGCCGCGGGCAGCACGGTGTTCACCGTCGACCACCATCGCGGCTCGGAGGAGAACCAGGCCGGCTGGGAGTACCACGACGTCACGCTGGCCGACCCCGAGTTCGGCCGGCTCGACACCCTCCCGGTGTTCCGGCGCACGCTCAAGGACGCCGGCCTCGAGGAGGAGGTGGTCGCGGTCGTCGGCCGCTCGACGACGGTCTCCGCGCTGTGGCGCACTCCCCTGGCCCTGCTGTTCGTGGACGGCGGGCACACCGACGAGCACGCCGGCAACGACTACACCGGCTGGGGCCGCTGGGTCGCGCACGGCGGCACGCTCGTGGTGCACGACGTGTTCCCGGACCCCGCGGACGGCGGCCAGGCGCCGTACCGGATCTACCTGCGGGCGCTGTCGAGCGGCTTCACCGAGACCGCGGTGCTCGGCTCGATGCGGGTGCTGACCCGCGTCGGGGGCGACGCGGGCGACCCGGTCCGCTGA